Proteins from a single region of Ananas comosus cultivar F153 linkage group 3, ASM154086v1, whole genome shotgun sequence:
- the LOC109708327 gene encoding mitochondrial import inner membrane translocase subunit Tim13, whose product MDSFSSSPSMGSSSSSGVSTEALMDQIKTQLAQAYAQEFLETVGNKCFAKCVTKPGTSLSGSESSCISRCVDRYIEATGIIGRALFSSPR is encoded by the exons ATGGATTCGTTCTCGTCTTCGCCATCGATGGGGTCTTCGTCTTCGTCGGGCGTGTCGACCGAAGCCCTAATGGACCAGATCAAGACCCAGCTCGCCCAGGCCTACGCCCAAGAGTTCCTCGAG ACCGTGGGAAACAAATGCTTTGCGAAGTGCGTCACGAAGCCAGGTACGAGCTTGAGTGGAAGCGAGAGCAGTTGCATCTCCCGCTGCGTGGATCGCTACATTGAGGCAACGGGTATTATTGGCAGAGCTCTTTTTAGTTCCCCTCGTTAG
- the LOC109708326 gene encoding peroxidase 5-like has product MDTHQRAKNMALARGEMLSFIILCLILLRLEAQLQFGFYDSICPEAESIVKDEVSKAVGANPSFAAALLRMHFHDCFVRGCDASVLIDSTSSNTAEKDAPPNTSLRGFDIVDGAKSRLEEVCGGIVSCADILAFAARDSIVLSGGLSYQVPAGRRDGRVSTAQETNGNLPPPTFNIDQLIQIFTLKGFTQEEMVTLSGAHTIGVSHCSSFSSRLYNFSSTMSQDPDLDPTYGAELMQLCPQGSTTNSGLIVPMDPYSPNSFDTAYYNNVLANQGLFTSDQALLSTDITAGQVIEYANNTDIFYADFAAAMVKMGQIEVLTGSLGEIRSNCRVIN; this is encoded by the exons ATGGATACACATCAGAGAGCTAAGAACATGGCACTTGCGAGAGGAGAGATgttatcatttattattttgtgCTTAATTTTATTAAGATTAGAAGCCCAACTTCAATTTGGATTCTATGATTCGATCTGCCCTGAAGCTGAGTCGATTGTGAAAGATGAAGTTAGCAAAGCCGTGGGTGCGAATCCTAGCTTCGCCGCCGCCCTTCTTAGGATGCATTTCCACGACTGCTTTGTTAGG GGCTGCGATGCATCGGTTCTCATTGACTCAACATCGTCTAACACAGCAGAGAAGGATGCTCCCCCAAATACGAGCCTCCGCGGGTTCGACATCGTCGACGGTGCCAAGTCGCGGCTGGAAGAAGTATGCGGCGGGATAGTTTCATGCGCAGATATACTAGCATTTGCTGCTAGAGATAGCATTGTACTG AGTGGTGGACTCTCGTACCAAGTCCCTGCAGGAAGAAGAGATGGAAGGGTTTCCACCGCACAGGAGACAAATGGAAATCTCCCACCCCCAACATTTAATATTGACCAACTCATCCAAATTTTCACTCTCAAAGGGTTCACCCAAGAAGAAATGGTCACTCTCTCAG GAGCACATACGATCGGTGTGTCGCATTGCAGTTCATTCAGCAGCAGGCTCTACAACTTCAGCTCCACCATGAGCCAAGACCCTGACCTGGACCCGACCTACGGGGCGGAGCTAATGCAACTCTGCCCACAAGGGAGCACCACCAACTCAGGCTTGATTGTGCCTATGGATCCTTATAGCCCTAACTCATTTGACACAGCGTATTACAACAATGTTCTTGCAAACCAGGGGTTATTTACTTCGGATCAAGCCCTCCTATCAACTGACATCACTGCAGGGCAAGTTATCGAATATGCAAACAACACCGACATATTCTATGCTGATTTTGCAGCAGCAATGGTGAAGATGGGGCAGATCGAAGTCCTTACGGGTAGTCTCGGCGAGATAAGGTCCAATTGTAGGGTTATTAACTGA
- the LOC109707898 gene encoding peroxidase 5-like — translation MDRGQMLAATVLCFLLSNIISSEAELQVGFYNYICPAAESIVHDEVKRAVSYNPGFAAGLLRMHFHDCFVRGCDGSVLIDSTPFNEAEKDGPPNKSSLRGFEVVDNIKSQLEAVCQGKVSCADILAFAARDSVALTGGPSYDVPAGRRDGRISQAADTKDLPAPTFGLANLTAFFAKKNLTQEDMITLSGAHKIGRSHCSFFDFRLYNFSSNMVQDPSLDPSYAELLKHECPKDSNDPNLVVPLNTLPPNAFDSSYYRAVLEGRGLFVSDQALLSTPESAALVQQYAADACFFKKKFAEAMGKMGQIEVLTGSSGEIRANCRVINS, via the exons atggaTCGGGGACAAATGTTGGCAGCTACGGTTTTATGCTTCTTGTTGAGTAATATTATAAGCTCAGAAGCGGAACTCCAGGTCGGGTTCTACAACTACATTTGCCCCGCAGCGGAGTCCATCGTGCACGACGAGGTTAAAAGAGCTGTTAGCTACAACCCAGGCTTCGCCGCGGGACTTCTAAGGATGCACTTCCATGATTGCTTCGTTAGG GGTTGTGACGGGTCGGTTCTGATTGATTCAACACCGTTTAACGAGGCGGAGAAGGACGGGCCTCCCAACAAATCAAGCCTTAGGGGATTCGAGGTCGTAGACAACATCAAGTCGCAGTTGGAGGCGGTGTGCCAAGGAAAGGTCTCATGTGCAGATATTCTGGCATTTGCTGCAAGGGATAGTGTTGCATTG ACAGGAGGGCCTTCCTACGATGTGCCGGCGGGCAGAAGAGACGGAAGGATTTCCCAGGCAGCTGACACCAAGGACCTCCCTGCCCCGACTTTCGGCCTCGCCAATCTCACCGCTTTTTTCGCCAAGAAAAACTTGACGCAAGAAGATATGATCACTCTCTCCG GTGCACATAAAATAGGGCGGTCCCACTGCAGCTTTTTCGACTTCCGGCTCTACAACTTCAGTTCCAACATGGTTCAGGATCCGAGCTTGGATCCGAGCTACGCCGAGTTGCTGAAGCACGAGTGTCCAAAGGACAGCAACGACCCGAACCTCGTCGTGCCACTAAACACGTTGCCGCCTAATGCGTTCGACTCGAGCTACTACCGCGCCGTCCTCGAGGGCCGCGGCCTCTTCGTCTCCGACCAGGCCCTCTTGTCGACCCCTGAGTCCGCCGCGCTCGTGCAGCAATACGCCGCCGACGCGTGCTTCTTCAAGAAGAAGTTCGCGGAAGCGATGGGGAAGATGGGGCAGATCGAGGTGCTCACGGGGAGCAGCGGAGAGATTCGCGCCAATTGTAGGGTGATCAACTCATAA